DNA sequence from the Sinorhizobium alkalisoli genome:
AAGACCAAGCCAGCGGGCCTGGGCTCCCGTCGCGATGATGAGTGCATCGGCGATGTACGTGTCGCCGGAGTCGCCCTTGAGACGGAACGGGCGCTCGGAGAGATCGACGGAGGTGATGATATCGTACACCACCTCGGTGCCGACATTCTCCGCCTGCTGCCGCATCTGCTCCATGAGCCACGGGCCTTGAACGGGTTCGGCAAAGCCGGGGTAGTTCTCGACATCCGTCGTGATGGTGAGCTGGCCGCCCGCCTGCAGTCCGGTCACAAGGAGCGGTTTCAGGTTGGCCCGGGCAGCGTAGATGGCGGCGGTATAGCCGGCCGGTCCGGCCCCGATGATCAGGACCCTGGCGTGATGCGTGTTCATGAGGTGATCTCCTTCTGCGCAACGGTCCGGGATCAGCCGTGACGCAGTCTCGGGGTTCATTGGTCGTATTGCCGGCGCGCGACTACCTCGATTTCGTTGCGGGTAATGCCGACATCCTCAAGCAAGTGATCGTTCAATTGCGTGAACGCGCGAAGGGTCCGGCGATAGCGCTGATGGGCGCGGATCTTAGACAGAACATAGGTCAAATACATGGGACGTTCCTTTCGTTGAACCGACCGGCAAGGCCGATCTGGGAATGGTGGTTTCTTTCACTGCAATATGCGGGCGGAGGCGGGGCGTCGCCCTCTTTTTGGTCAGGCCTTGGTTGAGCGGAGCGCCGCAAGCGAGTCGACGGCAATCCAGAGGGAGAGGGCGAGCAGGCCGATGTCCTTGAGCAGGAACTGACCGGCAGCGACCGAAATCGCCGGAAAGCCGAGCTCCGGCACGGTAACTCCCGGGGTCGTCACCATGAAGCTGAGCGTGGTCGCGAACAGCCCGGCCGAGAGCAAACCGCCGACGAGCGAGTAAACCGGGTTGACGAGCCGTGCCGCGATCAGGGCGCCGATGCCGAGTTCGAGGAAGCCGAGAAGGCTTGAGAAGTCCCTTACGCTGAAGAGCGAATAGGTCCAGCTCAACAACGGACTGTTGCCGACCAGGCCGATCAGCCCTTCCGCTTCATAAGCGGTGAACTTCATACCGCCGAACCAGCCATAGATCACGACCAGCGATATATAGAGCCCAGCCGCACTGACGGTCCGGCCGTGGTGCTCGGCCAGATCGAGGGAAACGGCGCGAGCCTGCGCGCGCGGATGGGACGCGGCGCTGCGGTTAGGAACATGAGGCATTGTCTTCTCCTTGGGTTGTCCGCGGTGGGCGATCCGCCCGGCTGATGCGGATTAAACGATACCGATCAGTATCGAATGACGGAAAAAGTATACCGATCTGTTTCGTTTTGCAAGGGCGAGTTCTGAAAGGATCCCGGCCTTGTTCCTTGGGGAACTCTTGTTCCTCGGGGTTGCGGTGAGCCGGAGGAGGTGCTCGCTGCAGGGAACGCCGCAGAAAGCCCTTGTATTTGCCTCCCGTGACCGCTAAGCAATGATACAGATCTGTGACGTATTGCAAGGACGATAATGCGCCGTTCGGAAATCCGGGACCACCTGCTCGAAACCGCACTGCGGCTGTTCAACCAGCACGGCTATCACGCGACGGGTGTCGACCTGATCATCGCCGAGGCGGGGGTGGCCAAGACGACGCTTTACCGGCACTTCGAAACCAAGGAAGACCTGATCCTGGCCGCGCTTGAAAGGCGCGACGAGGAGGACCGCAATGCTATGCGTGCCTTCGTCGAGCAGCATGCGAGCGATCCGGTCGAGCGCCTTCTGGTGACGTTCGATTTCCTCGAAACTACGGTCCGCGACAAGCAGTTCCGCGGCTGCATCTTCGTGAGCGCTGCGGGGGAGCATAAGGACACGGTCAATGCCGTGTTCCGCGCTGCAGTGATGCACAAGCGCTTGGTAATCGCCTATTTTGAGGAACTCGCCCATGCGGCGCGGTTTGCGGAGCCGAAGCGGATCGCGACCGAGATCAACCTGCTGCACGAGGGCGCGATGGCCGTCGCACAGATGACCCGCATCGCCGAGCCTGCGCGGCAGGCCAAACGCATGGCAGGCCAGTTGCTCGCGGCGGAAGAGCGGTCTCCGTCAGCCCGGGGAGAGGACGCAGGCCGGCGAACGCAAGCCTCCTGAAATCTCCCTCCGGCGCTGCATCGCCACGTCGCATAATGGATTAAAGGACCTGCGCCACTGCCACGGCGCCCCATCCGGCATTCACCTCCGACTGTGGTTGAAGGACCGTTCGGGCAAGTTCAGTATTCCGACGGCTCCAAGGCTGTTTCCGATCCTGACCTGCTGAGAGGAATAAGAAGTGCCCACTAATCGGGAAACACCGGAAATTCGGGGCCTGCGCCGCGAATGACCGCCTGGGGTCGACCTTTGACGTTCGCAAAGGGGCGAAGAACCGGCATTTGCATCCTCACTGCCGAAGCGAGGGTCGCGTCTACCCCGCCGCCGTGGCGGCGCAAATCTCCCAACTCCGGGGACGTCACGCAGGATCGCTTCAGCCCTTGAACGCGACACCGGAGCCGACGACGAAGTCCTTCACTGTGCCGGAGACGATGACGTCTCCTGGCCCGGCGTAATCGAGTAGACGCGAGGCAAGGTGTACGGCGATCCCGCTCAAGTTCGCCGGATGCTTACGATTCACATAGCCGATGTCGGTAAGCTTGGTGGTGTCCGCAACGGCTTCGCGAACTATCTGGATCGGTTCCGGTCAGCGCTGCTGCACCTGGGGAACATAATCGCGCGCCATCTCGACCGAGGCGGGGCGCCCGGCGAGGAAGAGCTCCCCGACGCGCGGCGCAGTCCTGGCAATGACCTTGCCCGCCTTCATGACGAACAGGCGGTTCGGCTTCAGCCTCAACGCCTCGGTGACGTCGCCCGCCTGCAGCACGACGAGATCTGCCTTGCAGCCGACGTCGAGGCCGTAGCCCGCGAGCCCCATGGTCTTCGCTGAATTGACGGTGATCGCGTCGAAGATCTTGCGCTTATCTTCGACGCCGGCCATCTGCGCGACATGGATTGCCATATGGGCGACCTCCAGCATGTCACCCGAGCCCATCGAGTACCAAGGATCCATGACGCAGTCATGCCCGAAGGAGACGTTGAGGCCGGCCGCCATGAGCTCCCGAACCCGCGTCATGCCGCGGCGTTTCGGATAGGTGTCATGCCGGCCCTGCAGCATGATGTTGATCAGCGGATTGGGGATCACATTGATCTCCGCCTCAGCCATTAGCGGGATGAGCTTCGAGACGTAGTAATTATCCATGGAATGCATTGAGGTGAGATGCGAACCTGCCACGCGCCCCTTGAGGCCGAAACGTACCGTCTGGGCCGCCAGCGTTTCGATGTGGCGCGACATCGGATCGTCGGTTTCGTCACAGTGCATGTCGACCGGCACGCCACGGTCGGCGGCGATCCGGCACAACGCCTCGACTGAGCGGGCGCCGTCTTCCATTGTCCGCTCGAAGTGCGGAATGCCGCCGACGATGCCGACGCCCATGTCGAGCGCACGCTCGAGCGAGGCGACGCCGTCGGGCGCGCGGTAATAGCCGTCCTGGGGGAAGGCGACGAGCTGCAGCTCGATGTAGGGAGCGACCTTTTCCTTGACCTCGAGCAGCGCTTCGGCCGTAACCAAGCGCGGATCGGAGGTGTCCACATGGCTGCGAATGTAGAGAAGGCCCTGGGTGACGGCGAGGTCGCAATAGCGCAGGGCCCGTTCGATGAGGGCTTCCTTCGTCAGTAGTGGGCGCAACTCGCCCCAGAGCGCGATACCCTCAAGCAGCGTCCCAGAGACGTTCATCCGCGGCATGCCGAGCGATAGCGTTGCGTCCATATGGAAATGCGGATCGCAGAAGGGCGGGCTGACGAGCCGGCCGGTCGCGTCGATCGTCTCGCCGGGGGTCGCGGCGATGGATTTCTCGATGGCTGCGATCTTGCCGCCGGTGATGCCGATATCGAAGCTTTCGCGGCCGTCCGGAAGATTCGCGTTGCGGATGATCAGGTCGAACATGGGTGAGGCTTTCCGGGTTTCGCTCAGCGCTCGCCGCGCCGGTAGGGTTGCATCAGGGCCTGCGGGACGCGGGCGCGCCGCGCCATCAGTGCCAGCGCCGCGATCGACAATAGATAGGGGATCATCAGGAAGATCTGGTACGGGACAACTCCGTTCAGCACCGTCTGTAGTCGAAGTTGAAAGCCGTCGAACAAGGCGAACAGCAACGCGCCGATCAGAGCGCGTCCGGGCCGCCAGGAGGCGAAAACGACGAGCGCAATGCAGATCCAGCCGCGTCCTTGCACCATCGTCGGGAAGAAGCTGTTGAAGGCCGAGAGCGTCAGGAAGGCGCCGGCGACACCCATTAGCGCGCTGCCGGCGATGACGGCGCCGTAGCGCATCGTCATCGGGTTGATCCCCTGTGACTCGGCGGCATGCGGATTTTCCCCCGCCATACGGATTGCCAGCCCAAGCGGGGTGCGGAAGAGCACGTAGCCGAGCACCAGCGCGAGCATGATCGCCACATAGGTCGGCGGCGTCTGCGTGAAGAGCGCCGGACCGATGAATGGGAGAGAGGAAAGCGCCGGCACGACAATCGGCTGGAAGGGATCGATCGTGGGCGGCGTGCCTGCCACCGGCACCAGCAGCCGGAAGACGTAATAGCTGAAGCTCGAAGCGAAAAGCGTGACGCCGAGGCCGGAAACATGCTGAGACAGACCGAGCGTGACGGTCAGCGCCGCATGCAGCAGGCCGAAGACTCCGCCGGAGAGGGCCGCGACCAGCAGGCCGGTCCACAGATCGGCGCCATTATAGACGGCGAGCCAGCCGATCATCGCGCCGAAGGTCATGATGCCCTCTATGCCGAGATTGAGGACGCCCGAGCGCTCACACAAGAGCGCGCCAAGCGTGCCGAGGATCAGCGGCGTGGCGATGCGCAAGACGGCAGCCCAGAGACCTGCTGAAGCGAAGATGTCGATCACGACGTTCATCGGCGAATCCTGTACTGGGTGAAGAAGACACCGACCAGCATGCTGATAAGCGACAGCGCCACCGTGACATCGGCTATATAGGAGGGGATACCCATGCTGCGGCTCATCCCGTCGGCCCCCACGAACATGATCGCAGTGAAGAGGGCTGCCAGCACCACGCCTAGCGGATGAAGATTGGCGAGCATGGCGACGACAATGCCGGAGTAGCCGTAGCCCGGCGAGAGATCCTTCGTCACGTAGCCTTGTACGCCCATGACCTCGAGAGCCCCAGCAAGTCCGGCGAGCCCGCCCGAAATGCAGGCCACCTTCACCAGGGTCCGGCCGAGCGGTACGCCCGCGAAGACCGCCCCGGTAGGATTGAGACCGGCTGCACGCGACTGCATGCCGAATACAGTGCGCGACTGCAGGAGGTGGACGGCGGCGGCGAGTGCGAGCGCGATCACAAGGCCGATATGCAGGCGGGATCGGGCGAGAAGCTTCGGCAGGATGGCGGCGTCGGCGACCGGTTGGGACTGCGGCCAGCCGAAAGCCATCGGGTCCTTCAGCACGCCGTCGATCAGCATGGAGACGAAGAGCACTGCGACGAAATTGAGGAGAAGCGTGGTCACCACTTCGTCGACGGAAAAACGCAGCCGCAGCCACAGCGGCACGAGCAGCAACACAATGCCAGCCGCCGCAGCCACGACCAAGAGCAATGGAATCTGCACGGCCGGGGCAAGGCCGCCGAGGAGATGCGAACTGGCTGCGGCGACCGCGATCGCACCGAGATAAAACTGACCCTCACCGCCGATGTTCCAGAGCCGCGCCCGGAACGCGACGGCCGCGGCGAGGCCGGTCAGAATGAGCGGACTCGCGCGCGTCAGGGTCTCCGTCGCCGAAAGCCGTGACCCGAAAGCGCCGACGAGAATGCGCCAATAGGCTTCCATGACGGGCGCGCCGGCAATGGCGATGAGGACGCCCGACAGAGCCAGCGCACAGAGAACGGCAAGGACGGGCGTCGCGATCACCAGTGCGACCGAACGATGTTCGCGTCGTTCAAAGCGCATGGGAAATCTCGTGCTCCTCGCTCCATTCGCCGGCCATCATCAGGCCGAGTTTCGTGGAGTTGACCTTGTCCGCCGCGACCGCAGGCGAAAGCCGGCCGTTGACGATGGCGTGAATGCGGTCGGCGAGCGCCATGACTTCCTCCAGGTCCTCGGAGACCAGGAGCACCGCGGTCCCGTCGCGTCTTGCTTGGAGCAGGCGGTCGTGCACCGCGGCGACCGCCCCCTCGTCGAGACCTCGCGCCGGCTGCGCCGCCAGCAGGATGCGCGGGCGGTCGATCAGATTGCGGCCGAGGATGAGTTTCTGCATGTTGCCGCCCGAAAGCACGCGGGTGCGCGTCGAAGGCTTGCCTCCGCGCACATCGAAGGCATCGATGATCTTGCGGGCGAATGCCTGGCCTGCCGACCTGTCGACGAGACCATGGCGCGAAAACCATGGAAGGCGCTCGAGCACCGCGTTCTCCCATATGGCCATTTCGCCGATCACACCTTCCTTGTTGCGGTCTTCCGGAATGCGGCCGATCCCTGCCTGGACTGCGTCTTGCACCGACAGGTCGCCGACAGGCTCGCCGAACAATACGAGGTCGCCCGTGTCGCGCCGGACCGTACCTGACAGCAGATGCGCCAGTGTCGCCTGGCCGTTGCCGGATACACCGATGACGCCGAGGATCTCGCCGGCGCGTAGGCTGAAATTGATCGATTTCAACCGCTCCACTCCGTCGATACTGACGCTGACGTCAGTGACCCTGAGCACGACATCCCCGGGCGTCGACGGCTCGCGCACCGGCCGGGCGACCTTGCGGCCGATCATCAGTTCGGCAAGCTCGGCCTTGTTCGTCTCCTTCGCCAGACGCTCGGCGACCTTGCGGCCGCCGCGTAACACGATGATCCTGTCGGCGGCGGCCATGACCTCGTCGAGCTTGTGCGAGATGAAGATCAACGAAAGGCCCTCGCGCGCCATGCCCTTCAGCGTGCGGAAAAGCCGCTCGGCCTCCAGATTGGTCAGTACAGCCGTCGGCTCGTCGAGCACCAGGATGCGCGCATCATTGTAGAGTGCCTTCAGGATCTCGACGCGTTGCTGTTCGCCGACCGAGAGGTCGCCAAGGCGCGCGTCCGGGTCCACGATCAGGCCGAACCGCGTGCTGATGCCCTCAAGCTTCTGTCGCGCCGCGTCCGTGTCGGATCGAAGGCGCCATAGGCGTTCTGTGCCGGCCATGACGTTTTCCAGCACCGTCAGGTTGGCGGCGAGCGAGAAATGCTGGTGAACCATGCCGATGCCGGCGCGGATCGCAGCGCGCGGCTTGCCGGGTGGCAATTCCTGTCCGTCGATCAGCACTTTGCCACTGTCCGGCACATAATGGCCGAACAGGATGCTCATCAGTGTGGTTTTGCCGGCGCCGTTTTCCCCGAGGAGGGCGACGATCTCACCTCTTCCAAGGCTCAACGAGATGTCGTCATTGGCCAGATTGTCGCCGAAGCGCTTACTGACGCCCGAGATGTCGAGAACGGCGTTGGTCATTGCATAAGTCCCGCGACGGCAAAGCGATGCTGCCAGCGGCCTTGCCTTTCGAGACGTGCCGCAAGGCTGAGGAGGAGGCGATCGCCCCCCATCGGCGCCGTGATCTGCACCGGCAGCGGCAATCCATCGCGATCAACGCCGAAGGGAAGCGTGAGCGCCGGAAAACCGGTGATGTTGGCGAGCGCGGCAAGCGGCGCAAAGGCCGTCATGCGCCGGATCTGCAGGTCGATGTCGTCGTGGTCGAACGGGAAGGCGCCGATCGGCAGGGGTGCCGACGCAAGCATCGGAGTCAAGATGCAGTCCACCTGGCCGAAGAGGCACCAGATCGCATGGCTTGCACGGACGGCGGCCTCGAGCGTGGCCCAAAGGGCGGTCGCCTCGAGCCGCGATCCATGGCTGACAAAAGCTTGCGTCAGCCGTTCGGCACGCCCGGCATCGAGACCAGCGGAGCCGACGAAACTGGCAAGGTTGACGGCGATGATGTCACGCAGCGCTTGGCCGCTCGCGCCGACGGCTGCGGCAAAGGCGCGCCAATGCATCGAGACGACGCTGTGGCCTTCCGCCTCAAGCACGCGGGCAGCCGCTTCGACGGCCTCGCTGCGTGCCGGATCGGTCGGGTAGTCCTCGCCGGTCTCGGCGAGAAGGCCGACACGCAGGGGGCCGGACGGGGCGGGCGCAAGCGAAGGATCGGCAAACGGTCCCCGGGCGTGCCCGGCCGCGGCGTCGAAGATTTCTGCAAGATCGCGGGCGGAGCGGCATAGCGCCAGTTCGCTGGCAATGCCGCCGAGATGATTACCGAAGGACGGCCCCGCCGGTATGGCACCGCGAGTGGCCTTAAGACCGAAGAGGCCGCAGCAGGCCGCGGGCACGCGAATCGATCCGCCGGCGTCGGTCGCATGGGCGATCGCCACGATGCCGGCCGCAACGGCGGCCGCGGCCCCGCCGGAGGAACCGCCAGGCGTTCGGGCGGCATCAAGGGGATTGCGGCAGACGGGGCCTGTCGCCGGCTCGCTTGCCAGCGCCAGGCCCATTTCCGGAACCGTGGTCAGCCCGAAGAAGCAAAGACCGGCGGCACGAAACCGGGCCGCCAGCGCGCTGTCATCCGCCACGGCAGGACTGCGATCGAGTAGGTTCGAGCCGGCGGCAACCGGAAGCCCGGCGAAGGGACCGCCGAGGTCCTTGGCGAGACTCGGAACACCGAGAAACGGCGCAATGTGCCTGCCGCTAGGCGCCTGGCGCAGGCGGATGTCGGCATGTTCCGCCGCCGCCCGTCCGAGCGTTGGGTCGAGATGGGCGATAGCACCTATTTTTTCCCACCGGCCGGCCGCAGCCAGGGATGCTTCCATGGCTTCGCCAGCGGTGAGGCGGCCCTCTCGGATCGCCTTTGCCAGAGAGGTTGCATCGCCGGCCATCGTCAAGCCGGTTACTTCGGCTCGTCCGTGATGCGCGGAACCTCGAAGGCGCCGGATTTGATCTCGGCACGTTTGGCTTCCATGGCCGATTCGGCCTCCGCCGGGGCTACGCCCTTCACATAGGCCACGTCACTGCCGCCTTCCCTGAGTAGGCCGAAGGCGGTGTAGTCCTTGCCGACCGGCTTGCCGGCGGCCACGTCGGCGATCGCGGCGCTGAGGATTGGGCGGAAGCCCCACAGAGCATTGGCGAAGACCGTATCGGGATAGCGCGGCGTGTAGTCGATCAGCGAGCCCACGGACTTGATGTTGCGTTCCTTGGCCGCGTCAGCCGTGCCGATGCGCTCGCCGAAGAGGATGTCGGCGCCGGCGTCAATCTGGGCGAGGCCGGCTTCACGCGCCTTCGGGGGGTCGAAGAAGGTGCCAATGAAGGTGACAAGGTGCTTGGCGTTCGGATTGACGGCCTTCACGCCTGCGGCGAAGGCATTGATCAGCATGTTGACTTCGGGGATGGGCATGGCGCCGACGGAGCCGACGACGTTCGACTTCGTCATCTTGCCGGCGAGCATGCCGGCCAGATAGGCGCCGTCATGGTTCCAAGTGCCGAAAACGCCGAAGTTGTCGCCGGATTCCTTGCCGCTCGAACCGAGGACGAAGGAGGTCTCCGGATAGTCGACGGCCACTTCGCGGGCCTGTTTCTCGACGGCATAGGCTTCACCGATGATGAGTTTTGCGCCCTGTTCGGCATATTCGCGCATAGCGCGGGGATAGTCCGTGCCCGAAACGCCCTCGGAGAAGACATATTCGATCACGCCTTCGGCGGCCGCATCCTGCAGTGCCTTATGCAAGACCGAATTCCAGGCGTTCTCGACCGGGGAGGCGTGGATACCAGCCACCTTTATCGGCGCGCTGGCGCGGACGGCCGGCGCGAAAGCGCTCACGCCTAGCGCCAAGCCCGACGCAAGCACATTGCGCCGGCTCATCATCAGATCTCTCGTCATGGATGCTGCTCCCCTTTTTTACCAATTGGTATAATTTTTATTGTGTCTAAAGTTTTGTCAAGCGGCGCGACTGACTAAAAATGCGGCAGCGAGCGACGTGTCCGGCATCTCGCGGAATTTGGATGTCGATACTTGCCTGTATCGGTCGTGAGCGGCGGCCTGAGGATATTGTAAGTGAGCAAGACGGAAATGTCATTTGAGGAGCCACTTCGTTCATTGCCGGTGGACGCCTGCTTCTCGGAGGCGATCAGAGCTCGCCTCACGTCACCTCTAGCGTTCGAACGGTTCGCCGAGCGATGCGACGCCATTCAACTTCAGCAGGCGCCGGTCTGCCGAAATGATGCCGAGTACGATGATCGTGACGAGATAGGGCAGGCTCGCAAGCACTTGTGATGGAACATCGAGTCCGGTCGCCTGGGCTGCGAGGCCCATGAGCGATACGGCCCCGAACAGGCATGCCCCCAGGAAGATCCGGCCGGTGAGCCATGTCCCGAAGACGACGAGTGCAATTGCGATCCAGCCGCGCCCGGCAATCATCCCGTCGGCCCAAAGAGGCGTGTAGACAACGGCCGCATAGGCTCCGGCAAAGCCCGCCATCGTTCCGCCAAAGGCAACGGCGGCGAAGCGTATGGCAGTGACCGAATAGCCGATGGCGTGAGCCGCTTTCGGGTTCTCGCCGGTCGCGCGGAGGACGAGGCCGACCTTCGTGTAGGCAAACATCACCCAGATGGCGAGGGTCGCGGCAAGGGACAGCCAGACGACAATGTCCTGAGTGAACAGGCGGCCGACCAGCGGGATTTCCGAAAGCCATGGCAATGCAAGCCTGGGAAGCCCCTTGACCGTGAGGCTTTCATAGGTCTTCCCGAACAGCGCCGAGAGACCCTGGCCGAGGATACCTATGGCAAGGCCTGTCGCCACCTGGTTCGCGCGAAATCCGAGCGCGATGAGAGCAAAAACGAGAGAGAGGACGGCACTGCCAAGACCTGCGGCGACGAAACCCAGGAGGTGCCCCCCGCCATGATAGACGACAATGAAGGCGAGCACCGCGCCGAACGCCATCAAGCCCTCGACGCCGAGGTTGAGAACCCCGGCCCGCTCAACTACCAGCTCTCCGAGAGCAGCAAGCAGAAACGGTGTCGCAGCCGCGAGCATTCCGGCGAGAATGAACTCGATGGCGTTCATGGCTGGCTCCGGTAGATGGGACGGTGCCATTCGAGACGGTATCGCACGAAGGCGATTGCGATGAGATAGGCGAGCAGCAGGCTGCCCTGAAAGACGCGGACCGCGGCGATCGGCAGATTTGCCGACACCATGGCATTATCCCCCCCGATGTAGAGGGCCGCCATGAACAGAGCGGAAGCAATGATGCCGATCGGATGCAGGCCGCCGAGATAGGCAACGATAATGGCTGCATAACCATAACCAGTCGAGATCGAGCGCTGCAACTGGCCGAGGGGACCGGCAACCTCGGCTGCACCAGCGAGGCCGGCGGCGCCGCCGCCGATGAGAAGGGAAAGCCAGATCGCCCAGCCTTCGCTGAACCCGGCGTAGCCGGCGGCACGTGGCGCAAGGCCGCCAACCTGGAGCTTGTAGCCGAGGAAGCTCTTCTGCATGAAGAGCCATGCCGCAATCGACAGGGCGAGTGTCAGGGGAAGCGAGACGTTGACACGGGTGCCTGCGATCAGAACCGGCACCATTGCATCATACTGGAACATCACCGACTGGGGGAAATTGAAGCCGTTGGGATCCTTCCAGGGGCCGAGGAGCAGGTAGTTGAGAAGCTGCGCGGCAACGAGGCTCAGCATCAGGGATACGAGGATTTCGTTTGCATTGAGCCTCACGCGCCAGATGGCCGTGATGGATGCCCAGAGGACGCCGCCGAGGACACCCAGCAACAGCATCATCGGCCAGATCCACTGGCCTGTCGCCTGCGGAAACCAGATGGGAATGGCCGAGGCGAAAATCGCGCCCAGGATGAACTGGCCCTCGGCGCCGATGTTGAAGACCTTCGTGCGAAAGCCGATCGCGAGCCCCTGTGCGATGAGGAGGAGGGGGCCCGTCTTCAGCAGCACCTCCGAGAAGGACGCCCAGGACAGGAACGGCTCGAAAAGCATGGCATAGACGACGGCGACGGGATCGCGGCCCATCAGGACGTAGAGCCCGATATTGAGGACGGTCGCCACGGCCAGGGCGACGGGAGGCGCAAGCAGTGTCGCGGCAAGCGAGGCGCGCTCGCGGCGGACGAGAGTGGGAAGGAAGGCCGCGGAGAAAGCGCTCATGCCAGGACCTTGGGGGCTGCAGCAGTATGTGCGCCGATCATGTGTCGTCCTATATCCTCGGGTCGCGTGTCCCGTGTCTCGAGCGGCGGGCTTAGTGTGCCGTGGTGCAGCACCTGGATGGAATCGCAGAGTTCGAAAAGCTCCTCGAGTTCTTCCGAAATGACGAGGATAGCCATGCCCTCATTGCGCAGCGCGACAAGCCGCCTGCGGATGGCGGACGCGGCGCCGACGTCGACGCCCCAGGTCGGCTGCGCCACGAAGAGCAGTTTCGGAGAGAGCATAATCTCGCGGCCGACGATGAATTTCTGCAGATTGCCCCCGGAAAGCGCGCCCGCTTCCGTCTCCGGGCCGGGCGTGCGGACATCGTATTGACGGATGCACTCGTTGGTAAACGCCTTCGCCCTCGCCTTGTCGACGAGACCGTACCTGAGAAGGCCGAGCGGATGTGCCGTCAGCAGGCTGTTGAGGACGAGCGACATTTCGGGCACGGCGCCCCGTCCAAGTCGGTCCTCGGGCACGAAGGCAAATCCAAGCTTCCGGCGGGCGGCGGCACCGAGCGTGCCCACGTCCTTTCCCATCATGTGGATCCGGTCGCGCTTTTCCCGCGGCAGCACCATTTCGCCGGATATCAGCGCGGCAAGCTCGCTTTGTCCGTTGCCCGAAATCCCCGCTATTCCGAGGATCTCGCCGGCACGCACCGTGAGGCTGATCCCGGAGAGCGCCACGGCAAAGGGGTCTTCCGGCCGATGGTCGAGGCCGATGATCTCCAGCCGCTTTTCCCTTCCAGACTGCGATACGGCCGGCATCGACTCCGGCATGTCGCGGCCGATCATCAGGCGGGCAAGGTCATGGGCATCGTGTTCGCGTGGGTCTATATGTCCCGTGACGCGACCGTCGCGCAGGATGGTCGACTTATCGCAGATGGCCCGAATTTCCTCCAGCTTGTGGGAAATGAACAG
Encoded proteins:
- a CDS encoding DUF1127 domain-containing protein; this encodes MYLTYVLSKIRAHQRYRRTLRAFTQLNDHLLEDVGITRNEIEVVARRQYDQ
- a CDS encoding YkgB family protein, whose product is MPHVPNRSAASHPRAQARAVSLDLAEHHGRTVSAAGLYISLVVIYGWFGGMKFTAYEAEGLIGLVGNSPLLSWTYSLFSVRDFSSLLGFLELGIGALIAARLVNPVYSLVGGLLSAGLFATTLSFMVTTPGVTVPELGFPAISVAAGQFLLKDIGLLALSLWIAVDSLAALRSTKA
- a CDS encoding TetR/AcrR family transcriptional regulator, with the translated sequence MRRSEIRDHLLETALRLFNQHGYHATGVDLIIAEAGVAKTTLYRHFETKEDLILAALERRDEEDRNAMRAFVEQHASDPVERLLVTFDFLETTVRDKQFRGCIFVSAAGEHKDTVNAVFRAAVMHKRLVIAYFEELAHAARFAEPKRIATEINLLHEGAMAVAQMTRIAEPARQAKRMAGQLLAAEERSPSARGEDAGRRTQAS
- a CDS encoding amidohydrolase family protein gives rise to the protein MFDLIIRNANLPDGRESFDIGITGGKIAAIEKSIAATPGETIDATGRLVSPPFCDPHFHMDATLSLGMPRMNVSGTLLEGIALWGELRPLLTKEALIERALRYCDLAVTQGLLYIRSHVDTSDPRLVTAEALLEVKEKVAPYIELQLVAFPQDGYYRAPDGVASLERALDMGVGIVGGIPHFERTMEDGARSVEALCRIAADRGVPVDMHCDETDDPMSRHIETLAAQTVRFGLKGRVAGSHLTSMHSMDNYYVSKLIPLMAEAEINVIPNPLINIMLQGRHDTYPKRRGMTRVRELMAAGLNVSFGHDCVMDPWYSMGSGDMLEVAHMAIHVAQMAGVEDKRKIFDAITVNSAKTMGLAGYGLDVGCKADLVVLQAGDVTEALRLKPNRLFVMKAGKVIARTAPRVGELFLAGRPASVEMARDYVPQVQQR
- a CDS encoding ABC transporter permease; this encodes MNVVIDIFASAGLWAAVLRIATPLILGTLGALLCERSGVLNLGIEGIMTFGAMIGWLAVYNGADLWTGLLVAALSGGVFGLLHAALTVTLGLSQHVSGLGVTLFASSFSYYVFRLLVPVAGTPPTIDPFQPIVVPALSSLPFIGPALFTQTPPTYVAIMLALVLGYVLFRTPLGLAIRMAGENPHAAESQGINPMTMRYGAVIAGSALMGVAGAFLTLSAFNSFFPTMVQGRGWICIALVVFASWRPGRALIGALLFALFDGFQLRLQTVLNGVVPYQIFLMIPYLLSIAALALMARRARVPQALMQPYRRGER
- a CDS encoding ABC transporter permease: MRFERREHRSVALVIATPVLAVLCALALSGVLIAIAGAPVMEAYWRILVGAFGSRLSATETLTRASPLILTGLAAAVAFRARLWNIGGEGQFYLGAIAVAAASSHLLGGLAPAVQIPLLLVVAAAAGIVLLLVPLWLRLRFSVDEVVTTLLLNFVAVLFVSMLIDGVLKDPMAFGWPQSQPVADAAILPKLLARSRLHIGLVIALALAAAVHLLQSRTVFGMQSRAAGLNPTGAVFAGVPLGRTLVKVACISGGLAGLAGALEVMGVQGYVTKDLSPGYGYSGIVVAMLANLHPLGVVLAALFTAIMFVGADGMSRSMGIPSYIADVTVALSLISMLVGVFFTQYRIRR
- a CDS encoding ABC transporter ATP-binding protein; protein product: MTNAVLDISGVSKRFGDNLANDDISLSLGRGEIVALLGENGAGKTTLMSILFGHYVPDSGKVLIDGQELPPGKPRAAIRAGIGMVHQHFSLAANLTVLENVMAGTERLWRLRSDTDAARQKLEGISTRFGLIVDPDARLGDLSVGEQQRVEILKALYNDARILVLDEPTAVLTNLEAERLFRTLKGMAREGLSLIFISHKLDEVMAAADRIIVLRGGRKVAERLAKETNKAELAELMIGRKVARPVREPSTPGDVVLRVTDVSVSIDGVERLKSINFSLRAGEILGVIGVSGNGQATLAHLLSGTVRRDTGDLVLFGEPVGDLSVQDAVQAGIGRIPEDRNKEGVIGEMAIWENAVLERLPWFSRHGLVDRSAGQAFARKIIDAFDVRGGKPSTRTRVLSGGNMQKLILGRNLIDRPRILLAAQPARGLDEGAVAAVHDRLLQARRDGTAVLLVSEDLEEVMALADRIHAIVNGRLSPAVAADKVNSTKLGLMMAGEWSEEHEISHAL
- a CDS encoding amidase translates to MAGDATSLAKAIREGRLTAGEAMEASLAAAGRWEKIGAIAHLDPTLGRAAAEHADIRLRQAPSGRHIAPFLGVPSLAKDLGGPFAGLPVAAGSNLLDRSPAVADDSALAARFRAAGLCFFGLTTVPEMGLALASEPATGPVCRNPLDAARTPGGSSGGAAAAVAAGIVAIAHATDAGGSIRVPAACCGLFGLKATRGAIPAGPSFGNHLGGIASELALCRSARDLAEIFDAAAGHARGPFADPSLAPAPSGPLRVGLLAETGEDYPTDPARSEAVEAAARVLEAEGHSVVSMHWRAFAAAVGASGQALRDIIAVNLASFVGSAGLDAGRAERLTQAFVSHGSRLEATALWATLEAAVRASHAIWCLFGQVDCILTPMLASAPLPIGAFPFDHDDIDLQIRRMTAFAPLAALANITGFPALTLPFGVDRDGLPLPVQITAPMGGDRLLLSLAARLERQGRWQHRFAVAGLMQ